The genomic region attttatccctttcctgcttttatgtttggtttcatcaagcactagtctttgtcaggttttattgttgtactactttgtggtaacctttatatataattgcattttcacaataaaccttttaattagaagttagcataacctgttcttactgcttcacattgtacgttcttgctacattggccaaataaaagattttataacgTATCATGacggccattaaagtgacttgttgcagtctaaagaaaaaaaaatgaatagcctggctgcaaatggcaccagagaacacataggacaaacaagaaaaccgagatgatccaacaaccaaaagtttaatgtacacaccgagttaatgctcgctgacaaccaatagactgaacatacacaaaaaaaggagaagcaaaaattcatgtgcgtttcctgacaggaaatgcatccatttctgacggaggccgtgatgacaagattaacgcagcgtttttagatctacagcttccgtaatttctctaggcagccgatctgcacagaatgctagcttcttcctctacaatgcacgctcagatgtggagagtgcattgtagaggaagaagctagcattctgtcgagatcggctgcctagagaaattatggatgctgtagatgcaaatacactgggagaatcttgtgtcagcatggttgCTGTTACAccttcagagatggatgcgtttcctgttgggatctgtatggacacacatcagagcttgcttctgctttttgtgtcaatttgatttattgcttgtcgaacagcatttactcggcatgttcaataaactttcatttgttaatacacctcatgattgtcttggtctctaacagaaaggtgttcattctttttacagtgaagctgtgtatgcctaggcaaaacactcatggtccgatcccaaaaaccctagtgtaggggtatgagccgttgtttaagggggtgtgagccattgcattcgtcttgcatgatggacggagacatttcgtgttgggtagacatagaaatgcttatgcatttcaaacatacatttatctgcgtattattgcagggaagggacacagagagggatggggttaagacaagatcatgatgtcattattatctcgcagtgaaggtgtggtgggccattggctagaccgatagtgacgtcgtttctctctagcagcagagtgcgcgtgcagtagtctctctccgacttcccaagaggttcgaaaatgtgtccctgtatttaattaaatgaaatgtgcagccccggtgtgtcacttcgtaactacagtgcataactgagtcataaacattatgattaacgcattacaaaacacaagtgcgtaacataatccagaaagactttgatggacccgctggattaacacaatgaaccactcattgcactttccatgatggtgatcttgcaaagtgcaatgtgtggcattccaaacaaacaatgtgataaacccaagccaaacatatgcataacctcattaagaaacacagacataaccaataatatagaaagacttgaataaaccattggaattaacccagtgataaacaccagggctgcacatttcagcttcgcttgtttaccgtctgtacagggtgcatgggcagtaactttatctgttattgtttgttaagtattgtataatgttatGCCAGTAAAACacattgggctagttggtgcaatgtattggtactgctttttttgctggtgtttttcttaatgttgtgcccttcttccttttgtaacaacttttttattcccccttacataatactccaaccttgcagcctgcgaggtatataaataaataagtacacaaGCACGTCATTCATCTGCACACACCTCGcgccattccttgctcaacaaacgtcactgtgttgatgtctcgcagcgtgcatctacattaactgccgtttgcgtttcggtatggtttgtgaacagtgtaatgcataaagattacatgacgttaaggttgtgacctatgcggtgcataagcaaaccttgcaaaagatgacatgttggattgttgaatataagacaaattgtatatatcgcagttactttaccagcatttatttgaccacttgacaaaaacttcacttcgcatagattccaacacgtacactgaatctgcagttttcttttttgcttattaatgcagtcgttactgcatggccacattgtagatttgaaaacaaagtgaaataaatttgtttgttgcaatataacaatacgcgtagatcactgcgattgtaacacgagaacttgatacaaacatgcacactataggatgcagacaaatgctcaggacaaactccagaatgtttgcatcctgatacttatgaaagtgaacggtttcattccatggctgtcaatgagagggagagagaaaacttattaaaacttctttctgggcgagttggtgcatacttgacataaaaacgtttacagcgcaaacacatgcaaccacaaagtaagggacaggacacaagcgctgactgtcaactaacgtttattaacggaagacaggtgccttatataaggggaaaggcataagcgaaaggggaagggagtgatacaatcggggaaaatgatgatgcgcatcgataaacgaacgtgccagcagtcaacgcattcaggcgcgaagaaacaagaaaacgataaaactagacaaacactaacaaaaaGACGAGGGATAttaagatacaatgaaatcagaaagcagccgcttccaaaaaatgaagctctgccgcaaaaagcgatacagaaggtgtgcttacgcacttgctgccatatttgtgtatgtaaaacgtttccaaactgacgcgcgccgtctcgtcggcactcttgccgagaatcttcgtctctcccaaacgagcctcgcatcctgtgcatccaattacatgcgcgaccaaatgcgcgtacttgtcctttaagttgcttagatttcgggcatgttcccccaagcgttcattaatgcagcggccggtttggccgacataagcctttccacacttcaagggaatggcgtagaccactcctgtggaacacttgatgaaggGCTTCTCGTGTTTTTGCTGCCAACCTCttttttttagagttgcagatgcgtgggcacaactgtgccagcttgttgggtgccgaaaaaacaacggaaacaccatgcctgttggctaccttcttaagactgtgcgaagtcttgtgcaggtacggcacaaccaaaggcttgtcggtcttccgacggtcatcttttactcgtgttcccagtttaagcttctgaaggagggtctcagacaccgcaATCAAAACCGAATGGGGGAATCCCGCCGCcacaagtcggctggcctgattctcaaaacttgtctgcatcaggtgcgggcacgacttctgaagagacgattccaaacagtgcgacgcaatagctctttttacagttttggaatgcgctgaatcatatggcagcaagtccttttttgcgcgagggaagtagccccagcaaacgtgGTCTTCATCAAAGGTTAGTttcaggtctaaaaactgtaaggcaTTTGCGTCAGGTTGTTCGTGGGTAAAATTTAGCCCAAGTGCATGCTTGTCAAATGCGTTTAAAACTTCACCTACTGTAGAGAGGTAGGTGAAGGCCGTctgcttttttaaaagcactaaaaagtcatctacgtatctaaaaacctttaaaacggACCCCCCCAAAAATTTTTTACAGCCAAGACCCACAAACCAGATATTCCATTCCGGACTATCGTTAGTGAAGAAGGTTCGTGGCAAATAAACGTTAGTCGGTTTTTGCAAAAGCATCTCAAAACGCTTGCTTTGGATGATCCGTTCTTAACAAAGAAATCTACGGATGTCGCGCTGTTTCTTGAGAGCACAGACAACATTGGCTTTGGTTTTTCCGTAGATGTACAAGACTTATTTTATTCTGTGCCTCAAGATCAGCTTTTGTTGGCTGTTAGAGAATGCGTGGAAGCAAACGGCGAAGTGTCATTCCGGAACTCAACAGGCTTGTCAGTGGATAATTTTATATCGTTGTTGCAGTTTTACCTCAAATCTACTTTTATTGTTTATGACAACCTGCCTTTTTTGCAGCGCAACGGTATCTGCATTGGGTCCTGCGTGGCTCCAATTCTTTGCGATATTTTTTTAGCAAAGGTAGATAGATTTTTAGATAGGTCTTTTTTGGGGGGGTccgttttaaaggtttttagatacgtagatgactttttagtgcttttaaaaaagcagacggccttcacctacctctctacagtaggtgaagttttaaacgcatttgacaagcatgcacttgggctaaattttacccacgaactacctgacgcaaatgccttacagtttttagacctgaaACTAACCTTTGATGAAGACcacgtttgctggggctacttccctcgcgcaaaaaaggacttgctgccatatgattcagcgcattccaaaactgtaaaaagagctattgcgtcgcactgtttggaatcgtctcttcagaagtcgtgcccgcacctgatgcagacaagttttgagaatcaggccagccgacttgtgGCGGCGGGATTCCCCCATTCGGTTTTGATtgcggtgtctgagaccctccttcagaagcttaaactgggaacacgagtaaaagatgaccgtcggaagaccgacaagcctttggttgtgccgtacctgcacaagacttcgcacagtcttaagaaggtagccaacaggcatggtgtttccgttgttttttcggcacccaacaagctggcacagttgtgcccacgcatctgcaactctaaaaaaaaGAGGTTGGCAGCAAAAACACGAGAAGCccttcatcaagtgttccacaggagtggtctacgccattcccttgaagtgtggaaaggcttatgtcggccaaaccggccgctgcattaatgaacgcttgggggaacatgcccgaaatctaagcaacttaaaggacaagtacgcgcatttggtcgcgcatgtaattggatgcacaggatgcgaggctcgtttgggagagacgaagattctcggcaagagtgccgacgagacggcgcgcgtcagtttggaaacgttttacatacacaaatatggcagcaagtgcgtaagcacaccttctgtatcgctttttgcggcagagcttcattttttggaagcggctgctttctgatttcattgtatcttaaTATCCCTCGTCtttttgttagtgtttgtctagttttatcgttttcttgtttcttcgcgcctgaatgcgttgactgctggcacgttcgtttatcgatgcgcatcatcattttccccgattgtatcactcccttcccctttcgcttatgcctttccccttatataaggcacctgtcttccgttaataaacgttagttgacagtcagcgcttgtgtcctgtcccttactttgtggttgcatgtgtttgcgctgtaaacgtttttatgtcaagagaaaacttaattgtgttcgtggaacaaaaacgcattgataagcttagacatatagtcattgcttaacactttcgaaatgaataattatagcttgctatcgacattgaagcagccattcgacagcaagaaaaggaatcagtttttccagctctgaacattgaattgcaggaaatgcaagcaggcataaaattctgccaatataatctgtttaggaataccaaattggaataaacattgaggcttgcattggtactttctctggctgagcaatctagtttgaaatgactcccataagcatgtcgtaacaatgttgatctaatacaggttgaatgcatgactagcttaagaaatctggatgattgctataaattacagtgaagaaactataatatttaataacattaataatataataataatatttatttccacaaaacaggctaaccgtgagaggcgtgcgaggctgagcagaaagctgaaaaattctacggcaagtgcgcctgccgtgggcctacgatcctgcagtatgaatagcgcgtattgatatggtcttcttgttagaagttccgagtatactaccagcgcgagacacgggacaacaaagtggacgagaagcctgtcttttagaatgctatgttacaacgtacaggtttctacaaaagtgacggtaactgctcgaaacatttgatgcgtcggcttttgcgcctttagaaatatttagagagggctcccatatatatattcgcagcgcaagcacggcgatggacgaaccaggcaagcgctaaggttgaatttcacaacacaatgttcactccacgtcgtaatcacacagatcgtttgaggcttcgttcaggggcacacgcgggcgttcgggttggtgcttcttgttgcgtttggcgtaagaataataataatatttggggttttacgtgccaaaaccactttctgattatgaggcacgccgtagtggaggactccggaaattttgaccacctggggttctttaacgtgcacctaaatctaagcacacgggtgttttcgcatttcgcccccatcgaaatgcggccgccgtggccgggattcgatcccgcgacctcatgctcagcagcccaacaccatagccactgagcaaccacggcgggttggcgtaagaatatggctagtagcaggcaccacatatgcgcaatcacgggcaatatacacgcatcatttcttcagaggctggcgctgagcacgggtagcgcgaggatcttgttgggctgacacgacgacttcgtggcagccgaattccaaatactgcatatgcggtgagggtagcaatatgaactggtcgataggtcatcttggagattgttgtagcgcaggcagaacgaaacggtcgtagaaggcagatgagacaacacacggcgcagaaccacctgcgaacagctgtttacgtgcgccatgtcgcactgaactaccaaaaccgccgtcgcgcactccaagacaaatcttaactaagattttaaattagtaaacgtacatattatttgcttctaatcaaaagaagtcaataatattatagtgtaaacgttttaatcactacaataaaagaattatgcagcgtgtgccacgaaacctggcagtaagcaaccctgggcgtcgcaccagtcgcattgttaaaaagACTGCTGCAACGCGGTGCTCCCCAGACGACTCCACACAGTATCGACTCCtgcaacgcacggaagtgacgtcactaaATGTCAACGTCACATGCACGCGTATTTCCGTTTTTTCGAGGGCGCGCGGTTTGATTATTTGTTCGCACGTGACATTCAGTACGCATCCCGTCAGCCGCGCTTGCGGGTCGTGCTTCTCTGCTGCCGCTGGTGCTGGACCTAAGGCCTGGTTCTGCTGCATTCTCGCAAGCCTCTGACATCATCCTTTTATATGCGCGAAAGCTGCTTTGCAGGGTTATTTTATATTTGCTAGCGTTATTTATATCTATTCTAATAAGTATTTTGATGGTATTTTGATTGTGTTAGTCGCGTATTTGCCGATCTTGATGTCCTTGttcgcgaccgcttgctttgttcAACCCTAGCGCGGATTTCCCGGATTCAACGTATATATAGTGCTGACTAGAAGGTAGCCTCCTTTCGTTTGTGAAAAAGCTCAGATTTATTTTCtcgcagtcttttttttcttctaggtgTCATTTTAGATTGCACTGCTTGCAACATGACACGTGTTTTGGTTGCCGGTGACTCGATGGTGAAATACGCGGACCAGTATTTCCCATCGCGTCGTAGTTTGTCAGTCAGTGTTGCCGCGCATAGAGGAGTAAGGATTGAGCATTTGCTGTCAATGATTGCTGACAAGCTAGCTGGTTTTGATGTTGTCATTGTGCACGTTGGCACTAACAACACTGTTGACAGTGTCAGCGTGTGCATGGACAAGTATCGCCAGCTCGCTCAGGGGATCATTGAGAGAAATCCCATGGTGCATGTAGCTTTTTCTGCCATTCTTCCTCGGGGGCAGAATCAGTACAGCTCATGGGAAGCTCAGTCTTCATGGTTGCATGACCTGAATGGTAACTACGAAAAGATTAACAGTGCCCTGATGCAGTACTGCCACGAGTGCGGCTACACATTCCTGGGTGGTCTCGTGGACAACTGGCCCATTTGCCTGAGCAGAGATGGTGTCCACCCGAGCCGCTTTGGTAACAAGGTGCTGGCAGACTTCCTGTACCAGGGGGCCTGCACCCTGTCCATCCATCTGGAGAGAAGCCGCATCCAGCAGTCCTACAAGGAGACCCAGGCACCTTCTTCATGGACCAGTTGGACTCGGCAggacagcatccctgccatctccGAAGCTGACTTTCCCCCGCTTGGTTTGCATACTTTAATTTCTTCGCATGCAGAAAGTGGACCTTCCACAGCACCAGCTCCTGTCTGGAAAGCCAGCACTGCTCCCTTGCAGAGGCACGGCACCAACCAGCCTACCAGAACCCTTCAAGGTGCTGGATTTTCACTTGTTGGCGGTGTCCGTGTCCGTTGCAAGGGAAGCAAGGCTTGGTTCACCTGGGACAGCCTGCCTTCCCCCACTTTCCATGGCACAAGTGTACCAAGTAGGGGAAAAGCCGAGGGGAGGTCTGCTGAGCCAATGATCCCTGGTCGAGGTGCAAGCACCACTTGTGTCTGGAAAACTAGGAGAGCCACACAAAAGCACGAGAGTGCTCCTGTTGTGTGCTCACCTGTGGGGGAAGGAGAGGCCAGTGCTCAAGAAGCAGCTGTGCCAGAGGCTGTCCCCCACTGTGGCGACGGGGAGTGGAAAGTGGTAGTATCGAGGAGGAGGCGGAAGGCTGCAGCACTGCACAAGCAAGAATGGAGCTGTGACCTGGCTGCAGACAGGAAAGGCAAAGTTCTTGCTGTGACAGCTGCCGAGTTCTTGAAGTTCGCTTCACCTTTGAAAGCAGTTGTAAGCCAGAAACAGACATGCATTGACAGTATAAAGTCTGAGTCTGCTCCTTCTGCTGTCTCTGGTAGCAAGCTTGAAGGACAAGCCAGTGCCCCTCATGACGCCATTTGTGATAGTTTTGGCAAGGTGCAGCATGTGGCCAGCAGGCAGAATAAAGACTGCTTGGTAGTTGCTATGGCTGAGTGCAGACCTGTCATAAATGGTGTTCCAAATGAGGTCATTGTCTGCAAATGCTGTAGGTCAGAAACAATGCAAGATGGAGGGCAGATGACGAGCAATCTTGGCACAGAGGCTGGTGACCTTGACAAAGCTGCGTGCATTGCTCCCACGCGACGTAGGTGTTGTGAGGCTGCTTTGACATCCAGCTGCAGGCCTGCCAGCTCTGATGCCCAGGCTGTTTGTGAAGGAGCTGGTGCTAACACAACCAGAGTTCCTAACACTGTCACTTTATTGCATGGTGGAGGCAGCAAAGTTTATTTAAATGCAACATTtgataattttatttcttttaggCAAAGCTTTGATGAATGGTGCAGGGAGGGCAAGCACATAGTCACAATAAGTAGGTCTCATAGAAGTCCATTTGCAACAGAATCTAAAGAGTTTGAGTATATTAGGATTTCATATAGCTGTGTTCATGGTCGTGCTATAAAACCAAGAGGCACAGGAAAGCGACCCAAGCAAGCATACAATGGTACTGGTTGTGAAATGGCAGTTTCAGTAAGCCTGTGCAAATCACCTACTCTTCACTACAAAATAACCAAGCTGCAAGCTAAGCATAATCACGCCACGAAGTATTATGACTTGTATCCTCAAAGCAGGCTTCTAAACGATGCAGAGAAGGTAGAATTCTTCGATTTTGCCAAATGTAATATTGGCCCAAAGTATTTTAAAAGTTTGGTCGAACAGAAAACGGGCAAGAAATTAACTACAAAAGATGTTAACAATTACAAGCAAAGGTTTTCTATTCCTATTCGCAATGAGCAGGCTCACGGAGAAATGGTCTTGGAAAAAATAGACACCTTGTTAGCAAATAATCCAAACTGGGTCATTCACTATGAAAAGAATCAAAGTAATAACCTGCAATTTGTGCTACTTCAGACAACGCACATGCGTGAGATTTTGGAAAAGTACCcagatattttatttattgatggaACATATAAAGTAAACATTGAAGGCTATATCTTGTACTCTATATTGGTTGAAGATGGTGGAGGCCGCGGGAGACCTGTGTGTTATGCCTTTTTGCGGAATGAAAAGACTGAGACTGTACAAGCTATCTTCACCAAGTTTGCAGATTTTAACCCGTTTGTTGTGTCTGCTTGCAGAATAGTCATGATAGTTAAAGACATGAACGAGCTACACATTTTGACTAAGATTCTTCCTAATTCTGAAATTTTGTTGTGTACATGGCATGTGCTGCAATGCTTTCAGCAAAAAGTCAATGAGAAAGCTAGACTGCAGCGTGATCAGTTACTccctctgttaaaaaaaaattgtttattccTTCACTGTGCAGGACTACTTAGACAGGCTTGCTGAGCTCGAAGCTATGGCGTCTAAAGATTTTATTTCTTATTACATGCAGAACTGGCACTCCTGTAAAGAAATGTGGGTACATGCATATCGGCAGAAACTTCCTACATTTGGTAATAACACAAATAATCGCATTGAGTGTCACAATCAAAAGATTAAAAGTTATCTCACTTCAAGAATGCATTTGGTTCAAGCCATAGAAGCATTAGTAAGTTATATTGAGAAGGATTTCTTATCTCTAAAATTTTCCAAGTTTAAGGAAATGAAGCTGAACTTAAATGTAAATGATGTCAGTGAGCCATTTCAACTAGACTTGGCCCGTAATTGCACTTCTGAGGCCACAAGTAAAGTACTTGAGCAGTATAAACAGTTTAAAGAAGTAGGTTATTTGGTTACTTCCACTGCTAATTCTTATGTAGTGGCTTCAGCAAGTTCTGAGCACAGTGTTTCATTATGCCTGACGCGTTGCATGTGTGCTTTTTATAATCAGTACAGTTTGCCTTGTGCACACATTATAGCAGCTCGCCATTTTGCCCAGCAAGACCTTTTTGACAAAGCATGCATACCGGACAGGTGGTGTAAGGATCATTTCCTGAGTGACAGCTGCATGGTCTCAAGTGCCACACCAGTGGTGACAAGCAGCATTCAGCTGCTGCCATCTGTGAAGCTCGACACTGCTCAAGAAAAGTATTCTTACACCTACAAgaggctttgtgaaatgtccaAGACTGTGGCTAATGTATTATCTAATTGTGGTGAGAAGGAGCTAATGGAAAAACTTGCATCATGCGAGGCATTCTTCAGAAACTTAACCACCATTCCTAGTAATCAAATTACAGTTAGCTTACAAGGTACACCAGCTCCATTACCCCAATCGACTGCTACAAGCAGTTGCAGGCATTCGAATAGTACAAAACTTGTTGTACCTTTGGTAAAAGCAAGAAGAGGACGGCCAAAGAAAGTCAAAGCTGTTAAGCGTAAGTTTTTGCCATCGCAGAAGCAAATGGTAAGCATTGCAATGGTGACAGCAGACATGTTAAATGTCTGCAAACGCTACTCTCTTTCAGATGCCGATTTAAATGCCTTAGTACAGGGCACCTCAATATCAGACAGCGTGATTAACGTAGCACAATACTTGATTCATCAAAAGTTTCCTCACtgggatggctttcaagatgtgCTACTTGGCCATCGTTTACTATTTACTAAAGTAGAAAGCCTTTTTATTCAAATCTTGCATGTCCGAAATCCCGATCACTGGCTTACGGTAACCAATGTTGAGGCTGATGAAAACACAGTCTTTGTATATGACTCAATTGACCAAGGTACTCCTTCTGATGCCGTCAGGCAAATCTGTCACATGCTAAAATTGCAGTCACCAACGCTGACCATTTGCACTAAAGGGGCACAAAACCAGTGCAACACGCTTGACTGTGGCTTGTTTGCAATTGCAAATATGTATTATTTAGCATCAGATAGGAGACCAGAAAATTTAAACCTTAGTCAGAGTATGCTGCGCAGACATTTGCTGAAATGCATACAAAAAGGCAACATGGAAGATTTTCCACTCACAAGCTCCCCCACTACTCGTGTGCGGCCAAAAGATTGTATTTATGAGTTGCATTGTGTATGCAGGCAACCGCTGTATGGCAGAAAAGTACTGGACATTTCTTGTGCATACTGTTCAAAAACCTTTCACAGGGAATGCCTTCGCCTTTTACCAGATAATATGgataaaaaaataattgtgtGCTCTAACTCATGTTTGGCTAGTGCCAAGGAAAAAATCCACACTTGTAGTACGTAGCATTTTTCTCTTTGTACGGCTTTAGCCAAACTTGACTATAACAAACCAGCATAAAGTGAATTATCCTGTATATTGTACACACAAAACTTCCTGACTGATACTCAAGCAAAACACTCACTTGTAACAGAagccttttttttcttactttttttaaaTAGTGCCTAaatgttagaatacttggaaacATACCAGCAGTGTACTTCAAGCAAGCTCCTATCGAGTCTCTATTTTGAGTGACTGGCAAACTCTTTAAGGCTAAAGATTGCTGTCTACTATGCatggttttgtttacaaaaatgcAGGTAACTGTGACTTAATTTTTCCACTgaggacaacaaattcatatagGACAAACACAATACAAAAGTTTGTTTCCTTTCGTTATAGGCGCATTTGGATTTAAAGAATTACCTGATATAATGAACCTATTTTTAGTGCATAGGACAGTTTGTTATTATCGGGTTTCAGTGTATCTACAAGATACCAGTAAACACCGACACAAACCGGTGATGTGAAACTTTTGTTGTTCCAGAGCCCCGTTAGCAATATGCCTGTATACTTCGATGCTGTTAAGAGGTTTATTTGTTCATTATCAATGCATTAACTTAGATCCATTAGCAGCTGTGCAACTGCTTTATGGTTCCCTGCGGCATCGGGATTGCTTAGCCAACCACAAGGAACAAGTTTACAACATATTTTTGGCCGCCTATTTGATTTGATGTGGGCACAATTCAGCATCTAGAGCATCAACCCCAGCATCTCATCGTTCTTGATGATGGCAGCTGGCGTCAACAATCCGTCAGGAATGTGTTTCTTGTGGTTGAAGCTTTAATGTGGGCAGGTTCACTTTGTATTATTCAATTTGAAAACCTGATCAATCTGCTTCTAAGTAGTGCAAGTATTTTGGATATTCAACTGTGTTACAATATTTGCTTGCCATCGGTCTGGTACTGCTTTAGCAACCGAAATCTGTACTGACATTGCCCCATTACCTTCCCGTTGCCGCAAGTCTCTCGGCGGAGCCTGACCGCTACAGAGCGCGTTCTCGGGTGGCGGATAGAGAAAACTCTTGTCAGGAAGCTGCGCTAAGCAGCTTCATGCAAGACAGGCACTTGTGCCCGCGGACCAACAGGCTAAGAAAATCCTCAACAGCAGCACTCAGGTTGTCACAGTGACATGTTCATCTGAAAGTGCAAGTTGCAGATTCTTTTTAATCTTTTGTACTTCACCTgcgtttttttccctcttgtaCA from Dermacentor albipictus isolate Rhodes 1998 colony unplaced genomic scaffold, USDA_Dalb.pri_finalv2 scaffold_12, whole genome shotgun sequence harbors:
- the LOC139051545 gene encoding uncharacterized protein, yielding MTRVLVAGDSMVKYADQYFPSRRSLSVSVAAHRGVRIEHLLSMIADKLAGFDVVIVHVGTNNTVDSVSVCMDKYRQLAQGIIERNPMVHVAFSAILPRGQNQYSSWEAQSSWLHDLNGNYEKINSALMQYCHECGYTFLGGLVDNWPICLSRDGVHPSRFGNKVLADFLYQGACTLSIHLERSRIQQSYKETQAPSSWTSWTRQDSIPAISEADFPPLGPLMYQLHAFTLPSSHQERLQTR